The segment GAAAACGTTCTAATTAAGAGTATTTCTTAACAACTTAAATTGACCTGAGCAATTTGTTAACTTGCCTATACATAACACCACTGTATGCATACATAATATCTTAATTACTTTTTCCTATATCCAATATCCTCCCGATTGTTTCTCACGTTCCACATTAGCCAACAGAAATAATTGATTAACTATGTTATTTATATGCAAGCTGATATGAATGTTCGGTACGTATAGTGGCtgttaattgaaatttgttaaataaacgAGTCACCAAAATGAGATTATTATTTGCATGTGATTATAGTATAAGACGTAAGTAAGATTTTCCTGTCTCGCTGGATTGAATTGGAAGTATCGAGAAGGGAAGAGGatgtaatattgaaattaacatttttctgaaagtAAACTAGAAATTAACTACCGGAACAACctaattgaaatataaaaagatCTGTGTCGAAATGCTGCCTATGCTTACGCACATCGTACCTTGTTGATTGTACTTATTCTTAACTGTCGATCTGCAccattgataataaaatacactATGAACACCTGAATCGATATCCACGGTTTTAGTCAGTGCTTCCGTATAAATCAGAGGTCTAGTAAATTAATAACTCCAATTACACTATTTCATTACGCCCTATTTGCTGTAACTACCGTATCTATTAATAAAGGCATGCAACGCCTTTGCTAATTGTATTTACACGTATAAAATCGAAAGAATTCGTGTAGGACCAGGTTTTTAAGATTCCGATTGCAAATGAAGGAAGGAGATTAATCATTCTAATATTCCtatgaaacaattttaatggaataagtgaaaattattgCTGAGGCGGTAGAAGTTGTTCTGGGGATTGTTCGGGTTATTGTATGATTACAGaggaatttcaatatttttcctgcgaatttattttattgcaaaacaCGGAGAAAAACGATAAACACAAAAGAAGCGTATTTTACTACAATTTGTTCACGTCTGAAgtcacaataaaaaaaacaaattcgacaatgtcaaaattttaccTAAAGTCCCGTTTTTAacgaaacatcctgtatattatctAATAGTtagaaaaagaatattttcatgaTGTCAGAAATATACACTTTTATACACATACAGTGTTCCAGAATATGTAGATGTAACAAGAAGGTAAAAGGACcggaaatttttggatttttaaataacgtttGGGGGTTGAGTCCTGCCTGTTGTAAAACTATGGCATACAAAAAATGAGTTGAATccgtattatacagggtgttttataaacaattttgtaaaaataattaccaataaaatgtctttatttttcaagatacgaaaaaattcaattaaaaaaagttgtttcgAATGCAACCTTACAACTCCGTACCAAATTTCAAGaatataaaagtatttttcgaaaaaaaattttttttaatcaaacaaCACCACGTAAACAttataataagtaataaatatcaaatttaacgCATcagatttataaacaaattaattagcAATAGGTCTaccattttataataattatttattcgaTGTCACCACCACTCATATCTGCAGATCTTTCGATCCTCCGTCTAACTTCCTtccaataaataattcttacAAACTGGTAAACCTTTTGCTAATTAGTTTGTTTATAAACATGATGtgttaatttgatatttatcacTTGTTATAATGTTTACGCGGTGTTCGTTGCatgattcaaaataatttttttcttaaaaatacttttatattCCTGAAATTTGTTACGGAGATGTAAGATTGCATTATAACCGACTTTTTTTAGtcgaatttttttgtattttgaaaaataaatacattttattggtgattatttttacaaatttgtttataaaacaccctatataacacaaaatcaactaattttttgtttaccaTAGTTGCACAACAAGCAAGACTCAACCCCCAAACgtcattaaaaaatccaaacatttttagtCAATTTGTCCTTTCTTTACATCTGTGCTGGGACACACtgtacatatatttaatgttcagcaatttaagttttacgtgaatttgaaaattactaaGTTCAAATTAGATCCTAACTAATTGAATAGCAAACAATCTAAGGAGAGTTATACATGAGTAGAACTTCGTTTATATGTACAAACACTGACGAGACATTGATTGATGATTGATGAGACCAATTATGAACGATATACAATAACGCATTATTGTGTTTTTGGTGGGAGGTCTGATGTTCCACGCTCACAGTAGTGTGGTTTGATTTCACAAAATGAGTTCACTGTCGTAGTGAAGGTGAGGAGGCATGATAAGGTGAAGATAGGGTGAGATTTCATTGTTTGTCTCATACTCAGAGACACCTCTGCCATAGCAAATTTCACCACTATTTTTGACCTTATTAAGCTCGGGGCATTTTCAACCGCATGGGAATCCTAGAATTTGTAGCCGATTTGTtatacactgcgtgacatagaaaagagaacaccccgtaaaaatgatttgatttaaataatttttggtatgcatgttgtttacgccaaaacaaatacttcattaaaaagttgaacaaatttaattgttaaaaactaaaaaaaatttaataatttgtcggtcctccgcggtgtcttttacattcttgtacacgtctaggcatggatctaatgaggtgattgatgtcctcttgggggatctcattccaggctaactggacagcatgacacagcatcgctagggtttgcgggggatggggtaaattatgcaaccttctacctataatatcccatacatgttcgatcggtgagaggtctggagatcaaggtggccaaggtagcaaattgactgcattttgttggaagaagtccatagtcactctagccacatgtggtcgtgcattgtcttgttggaaaactggatcaacaagagtttccagataaggcacaagatgaggttccaggacttcttggatgtatcgctgggctgtcatactgcctctgacgaaaactaaaggtgacctgctaccatatgcaatggcaccccaaaccattaccccaacagtctgatggacatgcctctgtattgcaaactgaggatcccatctttcaccccgtctccttcgtattcttgcccgaccatcatgcataccgaaacagaatctggattcgtcactaaacacgatgttatcccattccagagtcccatgtatccgttcttggcaccactgtagtcgattttgacgatgatttaaggtgaggggtaacacgagatagggacggtaggaaatcaatccaaaacttcttatgcggcgataaatggttcgtatcccaatgggccttccatactcagcgaaccactgatccgccagcgtcctcgacgagacgaacctatctcttagggccataattcggagtcggcgatcttggcgttctgtagttcttcgaggtcgtccagtacctgttcttctgcctgtttgcccttcttcgaaccatccctgacagcatctcactatagtgtttacactacggttcaatctagtggcgatttccctaaatgacagaccagcctctcgtagacccactattcgacccctctcaaactcgctcaattgatgaaaatttcgctctattctggttctaggcatatctctacgcagtttctaagcacactacactccaataaatgttattttccagttgtattgttgatattttattgcaatttttatatttaaaaaaaacctaaaattccgaataactcgtaaatacgtagataaatatgagtgaaattttgatcgtttctgctatacatataaacaaacatgcataccaaaaattatttaaattaaaccatttttacggggtgttctcttttctatgtcacgcagtatatatCGTGGAGCACTTTCATCAATTGAAAGTCCATTTTCCTCAAATGGAATAACCCCAACACTTGTGGAGGTGTATTGCAAAAATCAGAataatgaagttaaaaaaaaatccttgaaaatcgtagcaaatttattttcatcttttaACCCATATCACTATTAATGCCGTCTTGTTTTCCATTATCGCCTCATTTTGTGTATCTACTTTCCAACCTGACTATTGTTtggttttgaatttaaacatGAAGCATACAAACtgtttttaggaaaaaaggACCATATGTTGCAGGTGGTtagaccatttaaaatgtaattaaatgcAGCCGGAATTAGGGCCCTAACCTGACTTTTTTTCGAGATATAggcattttagtaaatttcatCGAGAACccgatattttttaaaaatctaaaccTGCTATTTCTCCACTTTCTACCGCTCAAAACGCAAATATgactacattttttaaatccacattaaatttcctataaGACAGGAtgttttaacagtttttgtaaGTAAATGTACCTTTTCGAACCCAATGTAGCCAcctaaaaaataggaaaatctaaaattctaaatttcttaGTATTGCTCAATGGTAGCTCACGCAATGACTTTCCCAGCTATTTCTTTGgggattttattaaagttgCCCTTTTAGTATAGTTTTAAACGGCATATCCATTTCAAGAATCAAAAATCTTTCAGTCGGAAATACCGCGCAAAATAgttaaaaacaacaaacacaAAACACCAAAGTGGGTATACCGTTTAAAAGTTTGTTAAATAGGGCAACTTTGATGAAATCCCCAAAGGGGTAGCTGGGAAATTCAATGCGTGAACTACCACTAAGTAATACAAAGAAATATGGAGTTTCAGGTTTTCCTATTCTTTAGGCGGCTCTGTTGGGTTCGTAAAAACACATTTACCGACAGAAACTATCCTaacttataaaaattttaatgtggattttaaaattgaagtaaTATTTGTGTTTTGAGCGGTAGGAAGAGGAGAAATAGCAGATTTAGATAAAAAAGTCGGGTTCTCGGCGAAATTTACTAAATTGCTTAGATCTCGAAAAAAAGTCAGGCTAAGATTCTTATTTGGGCTGCATTTAACTCTATCCACCATCAACCCATGGCCCTTTCGCCCTGAAATACTCTGTATAGTATAGATGGCCAAATTCCATAAATTCCTTCCGTTATGAGGTGACCTACCATTGATATTTAGTCCACTCTCACCTGATCTTCATGGGGACTTTTGTTCCTACCAATTCGACTCCCAAGCATTTCTCCTTTCGccgtttaattaatttcatacCGACCGCGCTCTTTGCCGACATTTGGCCATAAGTGCCGCAATCAAAAGCACGCACATTAGTTGAAATCTTTTCCTCTTTCACTCGGATCTCACTTTTCACTCAAACTTACAACATGGTTGCTAATCCGAGTTCTCAACTGCTGAACATCGAAACTTAAACTCCATTTTAACAACTTCTCTACTTAAGATTTGTCGGATTTGTTCGATATGGCGAGGTGCTTTAACTTCTTTGTTCTTGAGTTCATTCTATAGGAGTATGCACAAGTATGTTAATCAACGTCAGATATATGGAATCCTCCAATTTGATTATCTCTCTGAGGTCGTCGCAACGTAGTGCATATCTTAAGTGCCTACCTTATTTGCATTTCCAACAGTACCTACCTGTTCGATTCACTTCCTCACAGACCTGGTTAGAGCATTCACGAATTTCCTCATCGATAATTgctaagaaatttaaatagagtTGGAACGATTCCTGCAAGGTCCTTAATACTCACGTGCACCCACCtaactctaatttttttttataaatacagGAAAATTCTCAATTCGTTCATACTACCTACCAACAATAATGTTCCATAAATAACCTATAATAACTTAGTCATATGCTTCACGTAGGTGTTCCACACGATAAAAACCCTGTATGTCCCTCGTTTGCATCCAATAACGATAAGTTAGGAATAACGTTGCCTAACAATAAAGATAGTTGGGCCTTTCGAATGCAGTAATAATGTTTTGGTTCCTTATATGCGTATCAGTGGCGTAGATTACACTCCAAGGAAGGTATCGCAGATTCTAAAGTGGGTTTTGCAGTAAATAAGCACGTAATTGAAGAAATATATGGTGCTTGGTACCATTTACCCAAATGACatagttctaaaattttagCTTCCATTAGAATCAACTAATTTATCTGAACGGCTACCGGTTGTTTTGCTACTAGCAAATAACACAAAATCCATGTATGTAATATTGTAATCAGTTAGTTCAATCTTATGTAGCAATAATTGAAAGCGTTCAGATTAATCAACtattaaatttctctaaatGCTCTTCGACTAACTAACGATACATTGGTTATCCATTACTTATTTCCAGCTCTACATTTGCTAGCTTGAGCTCTTCTTCAGCCTCTTCCATGTTGCCGTTTATCCATAgggattatttaaatttcatatctagtcaGCTGTGgagtttgttgaagaaaagaacgtatGTCGATAAAAGTAAGTGAAGCGATATAACCTCACTCAGCtcgtttataaaaaattaattttaacgtcattttgcggcatatgatcaagctacgacGTACCTTTTATCTCCTActtctcttgtgtaaaatcccacagctggctagataagaaatttaaacgaTCTCAAGTATTATGCCACACAATCATGTTTATATTGTGGTTGGGGGGTGTCGGGTGTCCGGAGGTCAACAGGTAGGGGGTATCGAATCATTATATGGTAGTCAGGAAAGACTAAGCTTTTGAGGTTTTCGAAAAGTTTTTCTCGCTAAGCGGGTATTAGACCAACGACGAAGAATCATTTTTCTGATAATTTGGTGACATTTTTGTGGTCAGTCAATCATTTTCTGATAACCTCGTTTACTCAGGTGAACCAGAAAGTTTGATTCTTTCGTGTGGACCCCTATAGCAGCAGATATTATACGCCGATGTCACTATTCGGAATACCCTGTAAACGTCCGTGGGTACCGCTTTGTGATACTTTTCGTTACTGAATGTATCGTCTTCTATTTCGAGATTAAAAAGACAGTTTTTTCATACAGTTGTGACGTCAAAACAGTAACGAAATGATGCTTATTTCAGTTCAATTCTctgtattttgttttttgatctTGACAATACGTGCTGTCCAAGTAAATATTATGCATTTCCACCTTTAAACTCACAAAAACGGACACtgctgaaatatttgaatattaaaatgttttaatattaatactccatcatgtataaaaatatttttcttcttcttacCTGGAAAAACCGTATcagcaaaataaacaatttgtcAAGTTTCAATTGAAAGGCGCCTCGGGTGCCGACATTTGTTAAGTGCACCAACCAACCAACTTCCACAGCGTTAGAGCTAAGTTCATTGCTATTTaatctattaataattattattaataatataaatttgttactCGTCAAGAGAAATGGTAAAAGATACACGTGTTATAACTCTTATGATTGACCACGACCAAGGAGGTCAATCCGTTAACCATAAATTCTTTGGGCGTAAAGAGGTCTGATCGTAGTAAATTGAATTCCTATTTCTCAAAACTTTAAGATATGTAGAGTGTCAAAGCTCAATttctatttccttttttttctcgTAGCTCTTACAATTTGAAATAGCTATTATTATGTTCAAATTTGGGGAAActtattggattttttaaaaattatttaaaattattatttattatttaaaatttgattaaatccAGAAAGCGATTTTTTGGGCCTGCCAAAAGGGGCAGAGAAGTAAAATTTCTCGTTGCtttattcgaaataattttgtaagtcGTCGAAATCTACTGAGAGTCACTATTTTCGTGGACAATTCCGAGAGACACTGTGATATGTCCAAAAGGCGCACTATCATATTGTTATTAAACGGCAAACATTTGAGTTAAAACAGcgtaaatgttttttaagaaatagaaaaaaaaactttcgtCTACACTTCAACACCCAGTATTTCGGAAATGACGCCATTCCGAACAAATGTTTATAAagactttttttcttattttgactCGAGGAACATTCTCCTTAATTTGCGCCCtatatttaggaaacaccATGTATACAAAAGCGTACCAGGATACTTCGTCGTCCTGATTTATTTCACGTTCACCTAGAAATTCGCATAATACGTACGGGTTAAAGATTTGGAACTAACGACTAGTGATACTGTCTCATAAGCGTGATTGATGAAGATCAAAGTGAGGCATAAATAACACCACAATTTGTGTTGATTGTCAAATCCGAAAATGCGAAAACaatgtttattttccattGTGATGTAAATAAGAGTTTGAGGAGTTAAACTATAGCATATACAGCTAATTTCCCCCTATCCAATTATCGAGTATTTATATTCAGTTTTAACATGGCACAGTTGCGTATGCCAttgttctttaatatttcacaGTGAGCGTGGACGTAATAAATATATCACCTGCATTGAATACAGGTTTTACATTGTatgcaaaatataaattgtcGATTTGTAACTACGTATCAAGATGTGAACAATTTTAGATGCAAAACAGAGCTGGTACCGCCGCAATTTGTAACCTTTCTTATTACGATTGGCCGCGCACCATTTTTGGAGCctttgaaaggaaaatgcCGAACATAAAGTTTCTTCTTAATGGTTTCTAATTCATTTTCACAGTTCGATAGATGCGAAACAACGTGAAAGCTTCCTCAAAGTGATTGGTTATTGTTCCTCTAGCTTCACCAGATGCGAGAAACCGAGGCACGCCAAAACAAACTCATCCtgtatacaaaataaataatcaccTACTTAAACAAGTGCGgcctgaaaatatttatagaggCTGAGACTTAAAAACTCAAGTGGATGTAAAACAGGAGTGACTGATGGCATATATCAAGCCGAAAGGAAAGAATGGATGTTTTGTGTTTAAGCATGTCCCCGAAAACAATGGCTGCTTTGTACaggaaattgcattttaaaagtttttcaagttCGTTTGCCGTAATGATGttgtaacaataattaattttgtgggGTATAATAGAACACAACTCGTTAACTGAGTATAACAACTCGTGCATTGAGGTAGttggaaattgattttgaacCTTGGTATTGTTATTTCATAGTGAATTGGTAAGAACTTGAACATCGTTGAAGCAATgttcaaatttcttaatgcCTACCTATACACATAGTGAATTGCAAGTTTGATTATGTTCAGGTATCTCTACCTAGATTTAAAACACTCGTAACATCGCATATCAAC is part of the Euwallacea similis isolate ESF13 chromosome 17, ESF131.1, whole genome shotgun sequence genome and harbors:
- the LOC136414313 gene encoding uncharacterized protein, whose translation is MPRTRIERNFHQLSEFERGRIVGLREAGLSFREIATRLNRSVNTIVRCCQGWFEEGQTGRRTGTGRPRRTTERQDRRLRIMALRDRFVSSRTLADQWFAEYGRPIGIRTIYRRIRSFGLISYRPYLVLPLTLNHRQNRLQWCQERIHGTLEWDNIVFSDESRFCFGMHDGRARIRRRRGERWDPQFAIQRHVHQTVGRQYDSPAIHPRSPGTSSCALSGNSC